The DNA sequence ACCATATCATCCCCTTTGGGGGTCTCGAGCAGCTTGGGGACCGTCGCGAGGCGGGGGTCGGTCATGAGGCGCCGAAACGGCTCGTCCCCGATCATCCCTACCCCAATCAGCTCGTGCCGGTCCTTGTGCGACCCAAGGGGCGCCTTGGAGTCGTTGAGGTGAATGAGCCCGAGCCGCTCAAAGCCAATGACATCACCAAACCGCTGCCAGACGCCATCGAAATCGCCCACCAGGTCGTAGCCGGCGGCAAACACATGCGCCGTGTCGAGGCACACGCCAACACGCGTGCGCAGCGTGGCGGGAATCAACTCGAGCAACGCCGCCATTTCCTCGAATGTCGATCCAATCACGGTGCCCTGGCCGGCTGTGAGCTCCATCAGCAGCCGCGTCGAACCCTGTTCCCGCTCCAGCACCTGCGCAATCGCATCCGCGTTGCGCGCTATCCCGGCCTCGCGCTCATCCATAAAGTTGCCCGGATGGCTCACCAGCGCATCAAGACCGAGCGCATGACAGCGCCGCAACTCCGCCGCAAAGGACTCAATCGACTTGGCGCGCAGCTCCGGGTTAGGCGACGCGAGATTGATTAGATAGCTGTCGTGCGCATTCGTGAACTGCACGCCGCTCGTGGCCA is a window from the Gemmatimonadota bacterium genome containing:
- a CDS encoding deoxyribonuclease IV; this translates as MSAPLGAHISAAGGIPLTPARATDIGATAMQVFTKQANRWAERDVEPAEAQAFREGLATSGVQFTNAHDSYLINLASPNPELRAKSIESFAAELRRCHALGLDALVSHPGNFMDEREAGIARNADAIAQVLEREQGSTRLLMELTAGQGTVIGSTFEEMAALLELIPATLRTRVGVCLDTAHVFAAGYDLVGDFDGVWQRFGDVIGFERLGLIHLNDSKAPLGSHKDRHELIGVGMIGDEPFRRLMTDPRLATVPKLLETPKGDDMV